A region of Hyphomicrobiales bacterium DNA encodes the following proteins:
- a CDS encoding tripartite tricarboxylate transporter TctB family protein: MTGNGSNRETAAMRARFLFPAFIVLVAIGYGIMARDFPNMPLQEGFGPGLFPGLIAATLGVLAALEAVSQLLAHRRLKQETSAGTGTGDAEASGLTLAELRAVAILVTSVVATVWAIPRIGLVPAAAALVFVLSTAMGTRPLWKSLVVSVITAGVVYAVFAEAFNVVFAF; this comes from the coding sequence ATGACCGGGAACGGCTCTAATCGAGAAACGGCAGCGATGCGCGCAAGATTTCTCTTTCCGGCTTTCATCGTTCTTGTGGCGATTGGCTACGGCATCATGGCCCGCGACTTTCCCAACATGCCGCTGCAAGAAGGCTTCGGCCCAGGCCTGTTTCCGGGCTTGATTGCCGCGACGCTCGGCGTGCTGGCCGCTTTGGAGGCGGTCAGCCAGTTGCTGGCCCATCGCCGGCTGAAACAGGAAACCTCAGCCGGAACGGGCACCGGCGATGCGGAGGCCAGCGGGTTGACGCTTGCCGAGCTAAGGGCGGTTGCGATCTTGGTGACCTCGGTGGTCGCCACCGTCTGGGCGATTCCCCGGATCGGCCTGGTTCCGGCGGCGGCGGCGCTGGTATTCGTGCTGTCGACGGCCATGGGCACACGTCCGTTGTGGAAGAGCCTCGTTGTGTCGGTGATTACGGCGGGCGTGGTATATGCCGTATTTGCCGAGGCCTTCAACGTCGTGTTCGCGTTTTAG